The genome window GCTGAGACATCAACCCGCAGCCCGCCAAGCGGCGGCTTCTTCGCCGTCGAGGCGGAGCGTCAAGCATTTTGCGCTGCCGCCGGCTTTGACGAATTCGGCCAGCGGTGTTTCGACCGGCTCGAACTCGCGACGGCGCAGTTCCGCGTGCATTTTCGGGCAGCCGGTGTTGGTGATCACCGTGCGACCGATCACGACCGCGTTGCAGGCGAACGAGCGCGCCTCTTCCTCGGCGACGGAGATCAGGTCGGGCACCAGTTCACCGATCACCCGTCGGCCATACTCGTCGAACGCCGCTGGATACCACAGCGCCGCGCCCGGCGCCAGCGGGCAAAAGCACGTGTCGAGGTGGTAGTAATACGGATCGACCAGTTCCAGGGGGATCACCCGCACGCCCAACATCTGGCCAATCTCCTGCATGCCGCGCGCGTCACTGCGCAACCGGTAACCGGCAAACAGCGTGTCGCCGCAGAACAGCGCGTCGCCGGCCCCTTCAAAATACGTCGCCGGCGGCGGCTCCACGACCTCGAAGCCGGCCGCGGAGAACCAGGCGCGATCGTGAGGCTCTTCACCTTGCCGTTCCGGGTGGCGGAAATGCGCCAGCACGACACGCCGCCCGAAAATCAGTCCCGCGTTGGCCGTGAACACCAGATCGGGCAGGCCCGCCACGGGCGACAGCTGTTCGATTTCGGCCCCCGCGGCGCGAATTAGACCCGTCAGGCGCTCCCACTGTTCCAGCGCCGCGTGCCGGTCGCTGGGGCGCTCGCGGCTCATCCACGGATTGATCTCGTAATGAATGCCGTAATGTTCCGGTGGGCACATCAGGATCCGGCGCATCGGCGGCCTCGCTGCATCGCCCCCGGGCACACGCGGCGCGTCAGTCGAGCGCCGTGACATGGCCATGCTCCAAACGCGAAATCTCTTCAACCAACGAGCGCATGAACGGCTCGACGTCGGTCACCAGCCCTAGCGTCTGGAACGAACCCCGGTCGCCGAGTTTGATCACCGTCGAGGGATTGATGTCGACGCATACCACCTTGACCCAATCGGGCAGCAGGTTGCCGACGGCAATCGAATGCAGCGTCGTGGCCACCATCAGACAAAAGGTCACACCGTCCAACTGCTGGCGCATCCGCCGCTGCGCCTCGAGGGCGTCGGTAATGACTTCGGGAAGTGGCCCGTCGTCGCGGATGCTGCCGGCCAGCACGAATTCGACGTGTTGTCGGACGCATTCGTGCATGATCCCGCCGGTCAGCTCGCCGCTCTCGACGGCCCTGGCGATTCCGCCCAGCCGGCGGACGCGATTGATCGCCCGCAGATGATGTTCGTGTCCCGCATCGACCGGCTCGGCGCGTTCGAGCTGCACGCCGAGACTCGTGCCGAACCACGCCTGTTCGATATCGTGTGTCGCCAGGGCATTGCCGGCGAACAGGACGTTGATGTACCCGCCCCGGATCAGCCGGCAAACGTGCTCGCCGCTGCCGGTGTGCACGATCGCCGGCCCGCCGACCAGCAGCGTCCGTCCTCCGGCGGCGCGGTTCTCGAACATCGCTGCGGCGATTTGACGGATCATCACTCCCTTGGGCTTTTCGGTCGACACCGGGCTGCTCATGAATTCGAAACCGTGCGTCTCGCGTGCTCGGCCGTGCGGAAAGCTGCGCACGCCCGCATGACCGATGACGAGCGAATCACCGCAGCGCACCTCGACCATCGGCACACACCGCGCCGAGCGACGGGCCGGATCGACGACGATTCCGCAATCCATTTCCTGGTTGGCCACGGGCACCCAGGCACCGTTCAACCGCACTTCGGTGCGTTGGTTCGTCGTGCTGTAAAAGCCCTCGGGAAAGGCGCCATCCAAGTCGGCCGGTTCAAGCCGGCAATCGCGCTTGGCCGTCGGCACCGCGCCATGGTCGATGATCTGTGCCAGGATGTCGTGCAGCCGCTCTTCGCTCGGCGCCTGGACCTCGACCAGGGCAAAGCTCGGATCGGACCGCGCCTGACCGATCGTGATCCGTAAGATGCGAAACGCGCCGCCATGGGCGGTAATCAGGTCCAGCACCTTCGGCAGGATCAGGCTATCGATAATGTGACCGGTGATCTCGACCTGTTCGACGTAGGGCTGAGCCGGATAGGTGAGCGTCGAGCTGTCCGTCGGCATGGCTTCGATTCCTTTCTCGGGACAGGTTCGCAACCGGCCAGCCCAAGTAGACACGCGGGCCGGCGGGGATCGTCAAGAGAATTCTAGGCGCGCTGCCAAGCCGGCGCGGGCCTATCTTGCACGGGGAACGAGCCGAAATGCCGGCTGGCGCGATCGAGCATCACGGACGCCGGTGCAATCCCTAACCTCAAGCTACATCGAGACTTCACAAAGCGGCCTTGCCCCCCTATATTCAGCAGCAGGGTGGAAGAAAAACACATCGGCCGGGCAGCCTGCCGAGCCGTTTCCTTGCATTCTCGCCCTGCAGTGCCGGTCCGCGTCACTCCCGTGTGAGAGCCAAGACGCGAGCGCCGACCGAAACCGATCAGTAAAGGTCCGTATGTCTGAAAGTCACGAACCGTCCCATTGGGATGAACTCGCCTCGGAGCTGGGAGCGGAAGTTCGCCCCGAGGCCGCTCAACAGCCTGCAGCGCCCTCTCCCCCGCCGGCGCCGTCTCGAGCCAAGTCGGCAGCCGCGCCGAAGCCGCGTCCCAAGGCGGACTGGCGGTCCTTGTCCTTGGAGTTGGGCTTGAACGCGCCGCCCGAAGAAGAACCTGCCGCGCCGGCGGCGGCAGCGGCGAGTGAGGCCGCTCAGGCTCCGAAAGTGCCCGCCGAACCGGCGGACGAATACCTCGGCGGCGAAGCGGCGCAGGAGACTCCGTCGCGACGACCCGAGCGCGAACCGCGCTCGCGCCGTGACGAACGTCCGAGCCGAGAGGGCCGCGAAGAGCGCTCGAGTCACGAGGGGCGCGGCGGTCACGAAGGCCGCTCCGGCCGCGAGCAGCAAGGCCGAGAGGGGCGCTCGCGTGGCGAGCGCGGTGGCCGAGAGGAACGCGGCCACCGTTCCGGCGAGGCCCGCCGCGACGAAGGCCGCCGGCGCGAATCGAGTGGCGAGCGTCCACCGCGTCGCGAAGGCGAAGGCCAGCGCGAACGCGCCCCGCGCGGCGACGCCGAACGAGGCGGCCGCGACGAACGACGCGGCAAGCGACGCGACGAGCCGCAGCGCGAACGTCCCAAGCCCATCCCGCGCGACG of Pirellulales bacterium contains these proteins:
- a CDS encoding amidinotransferase, producing the protein MRRILMCPPEHYGIHYEINPWMSRERPSDRHAALEQWERLTGLIRAAGAEIEQLSPVAGLPDLVFTANAGLIFGRRVVLAHFRHPERQGEEPHDRAWFSAAGFEVVEPPPATYFEGAGDALFCGDTLFAGYRLRSDARGMQEIGQMLGVRVIPLELVDPYYYHLDTCFCPLAPGAALWYPAAFDEYGRRVIGELVPDLISVAEEEARSFACNAVVIGRTVITNTGCPKMHAELRRREFEPVETPLAEFVKAGGSAKCLTLRLDGEEAAAWRAAG
- a CDS encoding TIGR00300 family protein, with the translated sequence MPTDSSTLTYPAQPYVEQVEITGHIIDSLILPKVLDLITAHGGAFRILRITIGQARSDPSFALVEVQAPSEERLHDILAQIIDHGAVPTAKRDCRLEPADLDGAFPEGFYSTTNQRTEVRLNGAWVPVANQEMDCGIVVDPARRSARCVPMVEVRCGDSLVIGHAGVRSFPHGRARETHGFEFMSSPVSTEKPKGVMIRQIAAAMFENRAAGGRTLLVGGPAIVHTGSGEHVCRLIRGGYINVLFAGNALATHDIEQAWFGTSLGVQLERAEPVDAGHEHHLRAINRVRRLGGIARAVESGELTGGIMHECVRQHVEFVLAGSIRDDGPLPEVITDALEAQRRMRQQLDGVTFCLMVATTLHSIAVGNLLPDWVKVVCVDINPSTVIKLGDRGSFQTLGLVTDVEPFMRSLVEEISRLEHGHVTALD